The Paenibacillus beijingensis nucleotide sequence AAAACTTTAGTCGGTGCCGGAACAGAAAAGGATCAGCTCGTTCTATTTGATTTCCGTCTGCCGCGGATGATCATTGCGTTATTAATTGGTGCCGGTCTCGCGATATCCGGTGCCATTTTGCAAGGGGTCTCGCAAAATGGTTTGGCGGATCCAGGGATATTAGGCATTAATGCAGGATCCGGGTTAGCGGTTGTTCTATTTATTTTTTTCTATCAAGGCTCTACCTACGGGCTTGGATCCTTTTCCATTTTTGTGATGCCGATTGCCGCTTTGGCAGGCGGCGCTTTGGCCGCATTTCTCATTTATATTTTTGCTTGGAAAAATGGAGTAACGCCAATCAGACTGATTCTAGTCGGAATTGGGATAAACGCAGCTTTTGGCGCAGCGCTCATTATTTTTCAGTTAAAAATGAATCCGAAGGATTTCATGAAAGCAACGATTTGGCTTTCCGGCAGCATTTGGGGAGCAAATTGGGAATTTGTCTTGGCCGTGTTGCCTTGGATTTGCATCCTGATTCCCTTCACGATCTACAAGGCTCGTTATTTGAATGTTTTGAATCTTGGAGATCAAATTGCCACTCAACTAGGAGCTGCAGTGGAGCGTGAAAGAAGAACCTTGCTGTTATTGGCTGTTGCTTTAGCAGGAGCATCCGTTGCGGTCGGTGGCGGAATTGCCTTCTTGGGCCTAGTAGCTCCTCATTTGGCAAGAAAGGTTGTAGGTCCGAAGCATCAGGTGCTGCTGCCAACATCGGCTTTGATGGGAGCCTTGCTGCTGCTAGTTTCAGATACAATCGGGCGCAATATTCTGGCTCCATCTGAAATACCTGTCGGACTTGTCGTTTCAGCATTAGGCGCTCCATACTTTATCTACCTATTAATCAAAGTCAACTAAGAAGGAGGTGTTCAATTGATCAATGAAATGGACGCCCAAAAGGAAGGCGCAACGATTGCGAAGGTTATTCGAGAGCGCCGTTCGATAAGAGACTTTAAACCAGATCCAATTTCTGTCGAGCTTGTGATTGAATTGCTTAACGATGCAGTATGGGCACCCAATCATGGTCTGAGGGAACCTTGGCGATTTATCCTATTTCAAGGCGAAGGCAAAAAGAAATTTGCCCATGCTGTTATTGAAACGTATACAGCCGAAAATAAAGCGAAATGGGAACAGCAAATGCTGAAGTATTATCTGGATGTACCGCTTCACTTGGTTGTTGTGATGAAGGAGGATCCTAGGCAGAAGAAATGGGAGGAAGATTTCTCGGCCACTTCAGCGCTCATTCAGAACTTTCAACTGCTAGCTTGGGAAAAAGGCGTTGGTGTTGTATGGAAAACGAATGACTACAATTTGGAGCCTAGTTTTCATAAGGCAGCTGGAATTAAGCCAGGGGAGAAGATAGTAGGCACACTACACATTGGATATTTTGAAAAAGCACCAAAACCGGCGCCGCGAACAAAAGCGGAAGAGAGATTGACAATCATCAGTGGTAATTGAGAAATACTTCATAAATCTAACCAATAAAAATGAAGGAGAAATGAAAATGAAAATGAAACAAAATGGGAAGAAACTATCGTTCTATCTGTTACTTTGTCTCACATTACTATTAAGTGCGTGCTCTGGAACCTCAAACAAACAAGAGGAACCTGCTGCTCAATCGACAAATTCATCAAGTGCCAACAAAGAACCTCTTGTACAACAGCATAAATATGGAGAGACTATCGTCCCTGAAAATCCTCAAAGAATTGTGTCAATAGCTCTTGATGATATGTTGCTTTCTTTAGATTTGCCAATTGTATATGCCAGCACTTGGGGTGAAAATCATTATCTTGCAAATAAGTTGAAAGAGAAAAATGTTGAGGTTGATAATGTACTGGACAACATCATTAATTTCGAAAGGATACTTGCTGCGGCACCGGATTTGATTATTGCAGCAGATTGGATAGAACAAGCAGATTACGACAAACTAAGTAAGATTGCTCCGACATTATTATTTGTAAGAGATGAGTGGCAATTAGAGATTGTAAAGATTGCACAGTATACAAACAAAGAAGAGCAGGCGCAGACTGTATTAGAAGCCAATCTAAAGCAAGCTGAGCAAGCTAGAGAAATGATCAAGCAGGCATCTAAAGAGAACGCGACTGTCGCATTTTTGCGTACAAATGACAAGACCGCCTTTTTGTGGTTTCCATTTCCAAAGGAATCTGCGGAAAAGAATTATATTGATGTTTTGTATAATGAATTAGGTATGGAACCAGATCGTTTAACGGGTGAATTAATGAAACAAAATCCAAATGAACAGTATGGTGTAGAATTGTCTCTTGAAAAACTGCCTGAAATAGACGCTGATTATTTGTTTGTAACCGCAGGATCGTCTGGTAAATCGGAGGAATCAAATAAGAAGATGCTGGATAGACTTGCTGAAATCGAAAAGCTGAAAGTATGGCAAGAGATCCCTGCAGTTAAAAATGGACATGTCTATAAAGTGTCGGCTAGACACTGGATGACAAATGGTCCTTACGCAGATGAAATGAAGATCAATGATGTCGTTCAATCATTGACAAAATAAACGATTTGATGCTTTCGTGAACATGCGGATCCTGTAGCTGCTGCCGGTAAGCTTGTGCGATCGCGGGCAGGCGAAGATGGCGCAAGTTGTCGAAGGTGCCACTCCGTCGCTGTCCGATTAACCGGCAGCAGCTTACGAAGGAAATGTTACGATTTGAGAGGGGTTCACAAATGGAATTTATTTATATTGACGGGGCAAAGGAAGTACAAGGACATTATGCTCCAGCTACAAAAGCAGGAAATTTGATCTGTATTTCTGGTCAACTGCCTATTAATCCTTATACAGGGGAAAAGTGCATTGACGGAATTAAGGAACAAACCCAACAAGTACTCCTTAACATTGATGCAGTATTAAAAGCCGCAGGCGCAAACAAAAATGATGTCATGAAAATGACCATCTATATTGCGGATATCTCTTATTGGAGTGAAGTAAACGAGATGTATGCAAAGTTTTTTGGTGAGCATAAACCTGCAAGAGCAATTGTTCCTACAACTGATCTGCACTATGGTTTTCAAATCGAAATAGAAGCGATTGCCTACAAAGAAAGTTAAAAAAGGAGGATTAAGAATAATACTTAAAGGAGAAGAAACAATGAACTATATTTGCGAAACATGCGGCTCATTATTCGATATAAAGAGCAACGTTTGGAAATGTAATTGCGGCGGATTGTTGCGTTTAGAATATAAAAAAAAACCATTAGATTTTAATTCTACAGCTCTGTCGAGGAATCATTCTTTATGGAAATACATCAATGCTCTTCCTTTTGATGAAAAGGATCCTTGGAATGAGGTAACGATGGGAGAAGGTGGCACTCCGTTAATTTTAGTGGAACCCCATTTATATGCAAAAGCCGATTACTATATGCCTACGCTTTCTTTCAAGGATAGAGGAGCAGTTGTCGTTATTGCGATGGCAAAAAAATGGGGTGTGAAAAAGGTGGTTGTCGATAGCAGCGGGAATGCGGGCACCTCAATTTCAGCTTACAGTGCACGAGCAGGGATGGAGTGTGAAGTATTCGTACCTTCTTCGACTTCGGATAAAAAATTGAAGCAAATCGAAGCGCATGGAGCAACCATTCATAAAATACAAGGAAGCCGGGAGGATACTGCGGAAGCAGCCATTCATAAAGTGGAAAGTGAACATTTATTTTATGCTAGTCACATTTACAACCCCTTATTTTGGGAGGGAACGAAAACCTACTTTTACGAGGCGTTTGAACAACTCGACGGAAATATGCCTGAGGCTTTTGTTGTACCCGTCGGGAACGGTACTTTGCTGATGGGGGCATATATAGCTTTTCAGGAAATGGTGGCTTGGGGTGTCATTGATAAAATGCCAAAGATATTAGCTGTACAAGCAGAAAATTGTGCTCCTATTGTAAATGCTTTTGCAAGAGGGGAGAAAACAGTAGAACCATGCAGAAATATCGGCACCATAGCTGAAGGAATTGCGATCGCCGCCCCTGCAAGAGGCAGAGAAATCATGGAGGCGATTCAAAAAACAAACGGTGACATCATTGGGGTATCTGAGGAAAAGATATTAGACGCAAGACAAAAATTAGCATCGAAGGGCATTTATGTGGAAATTACATCTGCGGCGAATTATGCAGGTTATTTAGATTATGTTAAGAAATATCCCGAACTGAAAAACAAGAACATCGTTCTACCTTTATGTGGAGCTGGAATTAAAACATGAAGATCAAAGAAAAACACAATCTCAGAAAACCTACCGGCCCTTATATCGTAGGATGTACGTACTTAACTTATGAATATAATCCAGATGAAAATGACGATCATAAACGAATGATTCCATGCCTATGTTTTTATCCTGCTAAAGGGATCGGCGAAGGGGAACTGAAAAAATATGTCAGTGAGAGTATCCTTCCGGGAACGAGCGGCATTGTAACGAATTCATATATGAACGCTCCTATAGGTGATGGCAAGCACCCTCTTCTCCTTTTTAGCCATGGATTAGGCCTTTTTTGTGAAGCCAATACCGTTCAATTCGAGGAACTCGCATCCCACGGTTATATTGTATTGAGCATTGGTCATCCAGGTGGAGGTTTATATGAGTTGCCGAATAGCGGGATTTTAATGCTTGATATGGAAAAGCTTGATGCAGATTTAAAAGCTGACGATGAAAAAGCTATGAACATTCTTCCTGATTACACCACATGGGTCACCCATGGAGCTGGCAAAACAGCGAACATCAAGGAACACCGCGAATACTATAACAGAATCATCGACCATCTACCCGGACGTGTGGCTCACACTGAAATATGGATAAAAGACAGTCTTGTTGCCCTTGACATGGTTCTGAATGAAGCTGAGCAGGGAAGTTCTATGCTATATAACCGTGTCGATAAAGAAAATGTCGGCGCTTTTGGAATGTCTTTCGGCGGCTCTACTGCCCTTAACCTGACACATTATTCTGACATCATTAAAGCTAGCGCGAATCTTGACGGTCTTTACTATAGCCCCATCTGGCAAGAACCTATAAAAAAACCGATCATGCTCCTGCAAAAAGATGTGAGGCAGCTTCTAACCTTTCCTTTTTTAAACGCTGAAAGTAACGCCTATTTGGTAACGGTTAAAAACAGCACACATATGAACTTTACAGATTACAACGAATTGTTGGCTGAAAACTATATTTCTAAAACAACAGTATGGAATAAGGAAGTCGAGCTCGCGATGCTTGGAGAAATAAACCCTGATCGAATGGAAAGCATTCTCAATATATTGCTGCTTGATTTTTTTAATAAATACCTTAAGGGTGTAGATTCTCAAGTAATAGACAAAGATGATGATTTATCAGAAGATGTGATTGTAAATAGAAAAGGAGTTCTAAGAAATGATAAAATCTGAATATTCATTTATTGATACGCCTGCGCTTTTAATTGATGAAAAAATAATGTTGGAAAATTTAAGGTTTATGCAAGAAAAAGCGAATCAATACAATGTGAATCTGCGTCCTCATACAAAAACCCATAGAATGCCGGAACTGGCTAAACTTCAATTAAAGTTAGGCGCCTCCGGAATCACAGTTGCCAAAGTAGGAGAGGCGGAAGTGATGGCTGAAAATGGTATCAAAGATATATTTATAGCAAATGAAATCGTCGGTATTTCGAAATTAGAGAGAATCAAAGATTTAAATAGGGAAATAAAGATAAGAATCGGAGTAGACAGCGAATATCAAATCGATCAGTTAGAAACCGTATTTAAAGACGAAGAAAAACCGATCGAAGTGCTGATTGAAATTGAGGTTGGTGAAAACAGATCCGGGGTCATTACGGACGACCAGATTATTCATCTTAGCAAGTATATTCAGACAAAAAATAAAGTCGTGCTCAAAGGTGTTTTTTCACATGAAGGACATACGTATAAAGCGAAAAATGTTGAAGAATGTATACATCTTTCATTAGAAAGTCAAGAAAGGACTCTGCGAGCTGGACAAATCGTTCGGGATTTAGGAATAGATATCGATACAATCAGCATAGGCGCCACTCCTGCGTTGATGCATTCGAAAATACTGGAAGGAATTACGGAAATCAGAACGGGAACCTATATTTTTATGGATGTTGGACAAGGAAGCGCAATTCAAGATTATAGCAGATGTGCGGCTACTGTATTGGCTACGGTTATAAGTAAACCAACGGAGGAAAGAGTTGTTTTGGATGCTGGCGCAAAAGCGTTAACCTCTCAAAATCGAACGGAAGGAATATGTTCCACTCATGGATTCGGACTCATAAAAGGATCAGATAACGTTAGATTAAGCGGTGTATTTGATGAGCATGGCTTGATTTATGATAAGGGATTCAGAAGGATGATTGAAATTGGAGATAAAGTAGAAGTGATTCCAAATCATATCTGTCCAACCTGTAATTTATATGAAAAAGCGTATCTGGTATCAAACGGAACCATATTAGAGGAAATACCCGTATTAGGGAGAGGGAAATCGCAATAAACATGTCTATTCCAACGAAAATCGGGAGGATCATGAATGTCAAAGGGAAAAGAAACGAGTAACGTCAAATTGTTGACGGCGGATCGCTTAATAACTGGCGACGGGGAGAGTGTGATTCACGGAGCGGCTATATGCCTTGATGAGCAAGGTGAAATCGTTGAGGCGGGAACAGAAGAGGAACTATTGCAACGCTATCCCGAAGCTTCGATTACTCGTTACGAAGGCAGTACCATTCTGCCCGGTTTGATCGATCTGCACCTTCATATCGGATATTACTGGGACCAACCTGATTTCTTAAAGTATAACGATGGGCTCATTGCCCTGATGGCAGCGGCTAATTTGAAAGAGGCGCTTTCTCATGGCGTGACAACCATTCGTGATGCGAATGACCCGGGTGGACTGTGCGAAACAATGAAACATGCCCAAAGAAAAAAGTTTATCGTAGCTCCGCGAATCTATCACGTGAACAAGGGAATTATTATGACGGGGGGGCATGCTTGGCAATTAGAGGCGGCAATGCGGGAGGCGAACGGTCCATGGGAGGTACGTACTGCCGTACGTGAACAGGTGAAGGCCGGAGCGGATTGGATTAAAATCTTAACCAGTCATCGAACCCCGACACCGGAGTTTACTCAGGAAGAACTGGATGCGGCTGTGGATGAAGCCCGTCGCTTAGGAAGGAAGTCCTGTGTTCACGCATCCTTGCCGTTGTCTATCGACATGGCCATTAAAGCCGGATTTGACACGATAGAACACGGAACGTTTATGTCAGTAGAACAAGCGAAAAAAATGGCGGATAAAGGCATCGTTTGGGTACCTACTTTGATTACTTTCTTTCAAATCGCAGAACACTATCGACGATTTATTGTGAACACGGAGAAGGATATCGAGTGGGATGGGGATTTCTATATAGCGTCCGAAAAGGCGTATCGGGAAAACTTCGCCCACCTGTTGGAGACAGGTGTAAAGGTTGCAACCGGTACGGACATCGTTTTGCCAGGATACCCGCTCGCTCCTGTGGCTGATGAGATTGCGCTAATGGTTGAACTGGGCATGAACCCGATTCAAGCTATTCAAGCGGCAACGCAGACAGCTGCGGAGGTTCTGGATCAAGGTCATCGGATTGGTTTGCTTGAAACGGGCTATCTTGCTGATATTTTGGTGGTAAAAGGCGACCCGTTGATTGATATTAAAGCCCTTCAAGAAGTGCAGGAAGTATTTATGGAGGGCAAATCCGTGTTTGCAAGAGAATAATCGATTGATGTTTCATGGGGAGATTGACGATATGAAAAAGCTTCCGACGAGAACGGAGATTCAATTAGAGGATACATGGAGATTAGAGGATATTTTTTCTACTGACGAAGAGTGGGAAAATGAATACGAAGCGGTTAAAGAATTCATACCGGAAGTAACGGAGTTTAAAGGAAAACTTGCTGATGGGGCCGAACTCCTTGCTCGTGCTTTACAAAGACAGGATCAATTATTAGTGCGTCTTGGAAAGCTCTATACCTATGCGCAAATGCGCAATTTTCAAGATACGGCAAATGCATTTTATCAAGGGTTATATGATCGTATCAAAAGTCTCTATTCTCAAGCAGAAAGCACCCTTTCCTATATTGTACCGGAAATCCTTTCTATTGATGAAGAACGCATTAAAGGGTATTTAAAAGAAAGTAAAGAGCTTTCTTTATATAAGCATGCGCTTGAAGAAATGAATTTGCAAAGACCCCATGTACTTTCGGCAGAGCAGGAAGCCTTATTGGCTCAAGCTTCCGAAGTATTTGACGCTTCAAGTCATACATTTGGAATGATCAACAATGCCGACCTGGAATTTCCATCGATTAAAGATGAAGATGGGAAGGAGGTAGAAGTTACGCATGGCCGCTATAAAAGCTTTCTTGAAAGCGAAGATCGAAGAGTTCGTCATGAGGTCTTTAAAGCTGTTTATGATACATACGGCAAGTTTCGCAATACCTTTGCGAGTACATTGGCTGGAAACGTCAAAAAAAATAATTTTCATGCACAGGTTCGAAACTATCAATCAGCTCGCCATGCAGCGTTAGCCGCAAATCATATCCCGGAAAGTGTCTATGTCAACCTTGTCGAAACGATTCAGAAATACTTGCCATTATTACACAGGTATGTAAAGCTGCGCAAAAAGGTGCTGGGTGTAAACGAACTCCATGTCTATGATTTATATGCGCCGTTAATGAAAAATATAAAAATGAAGATTGGCTATCATGAAGCAAAGGATTTCATTATAAAGGGGCTCGCTCCTCTTGGTGAGGAATATAATCAAGTATTAAATGAAGGGTTTGCCAACCGTTGGGTAGATGTACATGAAAATAAAGGGAAAAGAAGCGGCGCTTTCTCATTGGGAGCGTATGGAACAAATCCATACGTATTAATGAATTGGCAGGATAATTTGAAAAGCCTTTTTACTTTAGCACATGAATTCGGACATTCTGTGCATAGCTACTACACTAGTAAAACACAACCATTCCGTTATGGAGATTACTCGACCTTTGTTGCGGAGGTTGCCTCTACATGTAATGAATCGCTTTTAAATGATTATTTATTAAAAACGATTCAGGATGAGCAGATCAGATTGTATTTATTAAATCATTTCTTAGACGCATTTCAAAAAACAGTATTCCGTCAAACGATGTTTGCTGAATTCGAGCATTTCATCCATATAAAGTCTCAAAATCATGAAGCGTTAACAGCAGATTTATTTACGAAAGAATACGATGCCTTAAATAAAAAGTATTTCGGTGCAGAAGACATTGTTGTTGATGAAGAAATCGGATTAGAATGGGCGCGTATCCCACACTTTTACATGAACTATTATGTGTACCAATATGCAACAGGCTTTAGTGCGGCAACGGCCTTAAGCAAACAAATTTTAGAAGAGGGAGCGCCGGCTGTAGAAAGATATATCGAATTTTTGAAATCAGGAAACTCCGATTATCCGATTGAAGTGTTGAAGAAAGCTGGGGTAGATATGACAACTGCAAAACCTATCGAAGAAGCATGTAAAGTTTTTGAGGAAAAGTTGGCTGAAATGGAAAGCTTACTATCGTAATGAAACAACATGTCATAAACGAATAGCAAAAAGGAGAAAAAAATGAATCAACAGACCTTGCAGATGTTCAAAACACTGACAGAGCTTCCCGGTACTTCAGGAAATGAGCATTTGATACGTCAATATATGCGAGAGAAACTCGGCTTATATGCGGACGCGATCGTTCAAGATCGTCTGGGAAGCATATTCGGAGTTAGAAATGGTCCGGAAAAGGGTCCAACGATTATGGTTGCAGGACATATGGATGAAGTAGGGTTCATGGTGACTTCGATTACTGAAAATGGAATGATCCGCTTTCAAACGCTTGGCGGCTGGTGGAACCAAGTGTTATTAGCTCAGCGGGTACAAATTATTACGGACAAGGGGCCTATTATAGGGGTGATTGGGTCTATTCCGCCTCATTTATTAGATGAAGTAAAGAGAAGCAAACCGATGGAAATAAAAGAGATGTTAATCGATGTAGGTGCCGACAACAAAGAAGAGGTTCAACAAATGGGAATTAAGCCAGGTCAACAAATTACCCCCATCTGCCCATTTACACCTATGGCGAATCCGAAAAAAATTTTAGCGAAAGCGTGGGACAATCGCTATGGATGCGGTTTAGCGATTGAATTGCTTGAAAGTGTTAAAGATGAAACGCTTCCCAATATTCTTTATTCAGGTGCAACAGTCCAGGAAGAGGTAGGGTTTAGAGGAGCACAAACGGCAGCAAACATGATTAAACCAGATCTCTTTTTTGCATTAGATGCAAGTCCCGCCAATGATATGGCCGGTGATAAAAACGAATTTGGCCAATTAGGAAAAGGTGTTCTGCTAAGAATATTGGATCGTACTATGGTAACGCATAGAGGGATGAGGGAATTTGTGTTGGACACAGCGGAACAAAATGATATCCCTTATCAATATTTTGTTTCTCCAGGCGGGACAGATGCAGGAAGCGTTCATCTTTCGAATGAAGGAGTTCCAAGTGCTGTTATCGGAATTTGTTCTCGTTATATTCATACCCACGCATCGATTATTCATGTGGATGACTATGCAGCCGCAAAGGAATTATTAATTCAATTGGTGAAATCGTGCGATCAATCGACTGTAAATACCATTTGCGAAAATGGTTGAATTTCTAAGATGTCGATTGGAGAGGAAGGAATGAAAAACGATGAGAATTGCAATTGGGCAATTGGCTCATGAAACGAAC carries:
- a CDS encoding FecCD family ABC transporter permease, which gives rise to MEAVKKTIKKPMFVMGFLAAIIVLSFFISLNTGYIRISPLDVIKTLVGAGTEKDQLVLFDFRLPRMIIALLIGAGLAISGAILQGVSQNGLADPGILGINAGSGLAVVLFIFFYQGSTYGLGSFSIFVMPIAALAGGALAAFLIYIFAWKNGVTPIRLILVGIGINAAFGAALIIFQLKMNPKDFMKATIWLSGSIWGANWEFVLAVLPWICILIPFTIYKARYLNVLNLGDQIATQLGAAVERERRTLLLLAVALAGASVAVGGGIAFLGLVAPHLARKVVGPKHQVLLPTSALMGALLLLVSDTIGRNILAPSEIPVGLVVSALGAPYFIYLLIKVN
- a CDS encoding nitroreductase family protein, with amino-acid sequence MDAQKEGATIAKVIRERRSIRDFKPDPISVELVIELLNDAVWAPNHGLREPWRFILFQGEGKKKFAHAVIETYTAENKAKWEQQMLKYYLDVPLHLVVVMKEDPRQKKWEEDFSATSALIQNFQLLAWEKGVGVVWKTNDYNLEPSFHKAAGIKPGEKIVGTLHIGYFEKAPKPAPRTKAEERLTIISGN
- a CDS encoding ABC transporter substrate-binding protein; this translates as MKMKQNGKKLSFYLLLCLTLLLSACSGTSNKQEEPAAQSTNSSSANKEPLVQQHKYGETIVPENPQRIVSIALDDMLLSLDLPIVYASTWGENHYLANKLKEKNVEVDNVLDNIINFERILAAAPDLIIAADWIEQADYDKLSKIAPTLLFVRDEWQLEIVKIAQYTNKEEQAQTVLEANLKQAEQAREMIKQASKENATVAFLRTNDKTAFLWFPFPKESAEKNYIDVLYNELGMEPDRLTGELMKQNPNEQYGVELSLEKLPEIDADYLFVTAGSSGKSEESNKKMLDRLAEIEKLKVWQEIPAVKNGHVYKVSARHWMTNGPYADEMKINDVVQSLTK
- a CDS encoding RidA family protein, which codes for MEFIYIDGAKEVQGHYAPATKAGNLICISGQLPINPYTGEKCIDGIKEQTQQVLLNIDAVLKAAGANKNDVMKMTIYIADISYWSEVNEMYAKFFGEHKPARAIVPTTDLHYGFQIEIEAIAYKES
- a CDS encoding threonine synthase — its product is MNYICETCGSLFDIKSNVWKCNCGGLLRLEYKKKPLDFNSTALSRNHSLWKYINALPFDEKDPWNEVTMGEGGTPLILVEPHLYAKADYYMPTLSFKDRGAVVVIAMAKKWGVKKVVVDSSGNAGTSISAYSARAGMECEVFVPSSTSDKKLKQIEAHGATIHKIQGSREDTAEAAIHKVESEHLFYASHIYNPLFWEGTKTYFYEAFEQLDGNMPEAFVVPVGNGTLLMGAYIAFQEMVAWGVIDKMPKILAVQAENCAPIVNAFARGEKTVEPCRNIGTIAEGIAIAAPARGREIMEAIQKTNGDIIGVSEEKILDARQKLASKGIYVEITSAANYAGYLDYVKKYPELKNKNIVLPLCGAGIKT
- a CDS encoding alpha/beta hydrolase family protein translates to MKIKEKHNLRKPTGPYIVGCTYLTYEYNPDENDDHKRMIPCLCFYPAKGIGEGELKKYVSESILPGTSGIVTNSYMNAPIGDGKHPLLLFSHGLGLFCEANTVQFEELASHGYIVLSIGHPGGGLYELPNSGILMLDMEKLDADLKADDEKAMNILPDYTTWVTHGAGKTANIKEHREYYNRIIDHLPGRVAHTEIWIKDSLVALDMVLNEAEQGSSMLYNRVDKENVGAFGMSFGGSTALNLTHYSDIIKASANLDGLYYSPIWQEPIKKPIMLLQKDVRQLLTFPFLNAESNAYLVTVKNSTHMNFTDYNELLAENYISKTTVWNKEVELAMLGEINPDRMESILNILLLDFFNKYLKGVDSQVIDKDDDLSEDVIVNRKGVLRNDKI
- a CDS encoding alanine racemase, whose protein sequence is MIKSEYSFIDTPALLIDEKIMLENLRFMQEKANQYNVNLRPHTKTHRMPELAKLQLKLGASGITVAKVGEAEVMAENGIKDIFIANEIVGISKLERIKDLNREIKIRIGVDSEYQIDQLETVFKDEEKPIEVLIEIEVGENRSGVITDDQIIHLSKYIQTKNKVVLKGVFSHEGHTYKAKNVEECIHLSLESQERTLRAGQIVRDLGIDIDTISIGATPALMHSKILEGITEIRTGTYIFMDVGQGSAIQDYSRCAATVLATVISKPTEERVVLDAGAKALTSQNRTEGICSTHGFGLIKGSDNVRLSGVFDEHGLIYDKGFRRMIEIGDKVEVIPNHICPTCNLYEKAYLVSNGTILEEIPVLGRGKSQ
- a CDS encoding amidohydrolase family protein, giving the protein MSKGKETSNVKLLTADRLITGDGESVIHGAAICLDEQGEIVEAGTEEELLQRYPEASITRYEGSTILPGLIDLHLHIGYYWDQPDFLKYNDGLIALMAAANLKEALSHGVTTIRDANDPGGLCETMKHAQRKKFIVAPRIYHVNKGIIMTGGHAWQLEAAMREANGPWEVRTAVREQVKAGADWIKILTSHRTPTPEFTQEELDAAVDEARRLGRKSCVHASLPLSIDMAIKAGFDTIEHGTFMSVEQAKKMADKGIVWVPTLITFFQIAEHYRRFIVNTEKDIEWDGDFYIASEKAYRENFAHLLETGVKVATGTDIVLPGYPLAPVADEIALMVELGMNPIQAIQAATQTAAEVLDQGHRIGLLETGYLADILVVKGDPLIDIKALQEVQEVFMEGKSVFARE
- the pepF gene encoding oligoendopeptidase F, producing MKKLPTRTEIQLEDTWRLEDIFSTDEEWENEYEAVKEFIPEVTEFKGKLADGAELLARALQRQDQLLVRLGKLYTYAQMRNFQDTANAFYQGLYDRIKSLYSQAESTLSYIVPEILSIDEERIKGYLKESKELSLYKHALEEMNLQRPHVLSAEQEALLAQASEVFDASSHTFGMINNADLEFPSIKDEDGKEVEVTHGRYKSFLESEDRRVRHEVFKAVYDTYGKFRNTFASTLAGNVKKNNFHAQVRNYQSARHAALAANHIPESVYVNLVETIQKYLPLLHRYVKLRKKVLGVNELHVYDLYAPLMKNIKMKIGYHEAKDFIIKGLAPLGEEYNQVLNEGFANRWVDVHENKGKRSGAFSLGAYGTNPYVLMNWQDNLKSLFTLAHEFGHSVHSYYTSKTQPFRYGDYSTFVAEVASTCNESLLNDYLLKTIQDEQIRLYLLNHFLDAFQKTVFRQTMFAEFEHFIHIKSQNHEALTADLFTKEYDALNKKYFGAEDIVVDEEIGLEWARIPHFYMNYYVYQYATGFSAATALSKQILEEGAPAVERYIEFLKSGNSDYPIEVLKKAGVDMTTAKPIEEACKVFEEKLAEMESLLS
- a CDS encoding M42 family metallopeptidase; this encodes MNQQTLQMFKTLTELPGTSGNEHLIRQYMREKLGLYADAIVQDRLGSIFGVRNGPEKGPTIMVAGHMDEVGFMVTSITENGMIRFQTLGGWWNQVLLAQRVQIITDKGPIIGVIGSIPPHLLDEVKRSKPMEIKEMLIDVGADNKEEVQQMGIKPGQQITPICPFTPMANPKKILAKAWDNRYGCGLAIELLESVKDETLPNILYSGATVQEEVGFRGAQTAANMIKPDLFFALDASPANDMAGDKNEFGQLGKGVLLRILDRTMVTHRGMREFVLDTAEQNDIPYQYFVSPGGTDAGSVHLSNEGVPSAVIGICSRYIHTHASIIHVDDYAAAKELLIQLVKSCDQSTVNTICENG